The Juglans microcarpa x Juglans regia isolate MS1-56 chromosome 2D, Jm3101_v1.0, whole genome shotgun sequence DNA window CCTCCAGATTCATCAGTAACATCTCCATTTTCCTTAGCCACGTTATAATAGATAATCCTCCCTCGGCTTTCACCGGCGAACTATGCGATTCGTCACTTATCTGCATCACAGAGAGCAGATAACACAAACCCAATTTAAACTCAGTTCCATTAAACATAAGTTCATTCGCAATGCATGTTTAGTTTTGCATTGAAAAGTCGAATCATTCTTCGTTTGTTTAGTACTTAATGCAGATGCAACATTTGCAATGGAATCGTTAAGAATTGTTCAATGCCTAcgtatcaaatttttttaatgataatttcttttaactCATCGATATAGAACAATCGTTCGCATTTCATGGATCAAATTATAGGCCGGAAATGAATCAAATCAAACCTCTTCTCTAAAATTGGGGGACAGGAGTTCAATTTTGGCGCTTGCGTCTGAATCTGTGGAATCCACTTGACTAACGGCCGGTTGTGATGGCGGTAACTGACGCGGTGGACTAGATTGCACTCGAATCTGCACCACATCCACATCCCACAAAACCCAATCCTGCGTTGCAGTTCTGTGTGGAATATCATGCGTGATCGAGTTCCGCCAAGGTGGAACCCCACCATTTGCGCGCAAGTATTGGCCATAAGGCGTCTTGAGCCTGACCTGGAAACCTTCTCTAATGGGCTCCCATTCCAACGACGAATTCAATCTCTGTGGCAGTGTTTGTAGGACTTTCTTGCCTGTCATTCCGAACAGAAATGGCATGTTGGAGGCTGTTAAATACTTCCCATAACAGCTTCTGAAACGTAAAACGTTGGCATTCTTAACGACCTCCACGGTCCATCTAGCATTCATGACCGAGCCATTGCGATCTTGACACACAGTTTCTTCATCATCGTCAGCTAATAGGTACTTGTCGTGGTGGCTCCGGAGACGTACCATTTTGGCCTTTTCGAAGAGTTCCATGGCACTCTGAATCAATTGGATCAAATATTGTAGGTGAAATCAGAGATCATCTCTCAacacacgaaaaaaaaaaaaaaaacaattataactTGGAACAAAGCTGCCAAAGatctgtgttttttattttggtatacctgtttttttttttttcaagaaacacAATCTTCGAATATTGGTGGAAGAAAGTTGGTAAAACCTGAGGCTTTCTTCAAATGAATAAAAGCTGGGATAAGAAAAGCAACTGGAAGGTAAGAGAAAGGTCATATTTGTAGCCGCATGCGGCAGTTTGGGGGCGTAGTGGATATGAAGAAAGTACGGTGGATTATGTAGGGAGAGGACACGCGTCATGTGTTTGACCTGTCGTTTAGCCGATCTGTCATGGCTAAATGAAGCGTGTGCCGTTGGCGTCAACTTAACCATGGACACGGCCCTTACTCGTGGGCCTTGGCCAATTCGAGAACAAATTAATGAGTGGTTCTAAGCATttgttcagtattttttttccaattctaAGCTTTTTTTCACCCTAAAAATACATGTCCAGATTAATAATACATGCACACCCTAAAATGTTGCGATTTATCTCAAGATTGAAGTATCGTGTACTGGAGGACCCTTTGACGATCATCGCAATTTATATAGTCTGAGTCGATGATATCCGAGTCAAGCATGCATGGTAGATCTAGGTCATGTTCTTTGAATGGCTAACGTGGGGTATATCTCCATGGATGAAGGTCTAATTGGGATATAATTTTCTCATTGTATATTGATCGCGAGGGTTTGAGCAGCTGGTCTTGAAAGGCGCAAATTGTTAAGTTCGTGTATTTAGACGACAGACGCCCTTTCTAACCTTGTCATGAGTACTTGAAACTCTTGATTATCAAACAAGTATAAGCTAGCCAGCCATCGGAATTAATATCCATTTGATCCCCTGTTGtttcaaaaagttttttaaGGAAGTAAAACAGCGTTGCAATAATTTCATTGCTTCCTTTTGTACGATTTGTCGGTGCAATTAAATACTGAAACGGCCATATTAGTCGGGAGTAAAGATTACGaaattagatgattggagattatttattatattttatttgtaaactgATCGTCTATTATCacattatgataaaaaaatagatgatgaataaattttttcccttataaattacatattttgcGAGGGGTAGTGCAATGACAGCTGTGCGTGCCACTGccataaatttatctttttattttttatattatttaatatttttaaaaaataaaaaaatatatcaatacattaaaaattactttcttaattattatgtaaaaaattaaaaaaataaaataaaattaacggAACAAACTCAGCATGTGTcccactaaataaaaaatcacaagaaaaaatctatatatatatatatattatcaagaCGGTGATCTATAAAAGTTTTAGTTATGGTTCAAAAATACTGAAATGgcctctttctttcctttttttatatttttcaaatgaacagTCAACTTGAGGTTTCTATCTCTTCACTTTTACAAAATGTGTCGAAATAT harbors:
- the LOC121250956 gene encoding LOW QUALITY PROTEIN: uncharacterized protein LOC121250956 (The sequence of the model RefSeq protein was modified relative to this genomic sequence to represent the inferred CDS: inserted 1 base in 1 codon); amino-acid sequence: MELFEKAKMVRLRSHHDKYLLADDDEETVCQDRNGSVMNARWTVEVVKNANVLRFRSCYGKYLTASNMPFLFGMTGKKVLQTLPQRLNSSLEWEPIREGFQVRLKTPYGQYLRANGGVPPWRNSITHDIPHRTATQDWVLWDVDVVQIRVQSSPPRQLPPSQPAVSQVDSTDSDASAKIELLSPNFREEISDESHSSPVKAXGRIIYYNVAKENGDVTDESGGLSFTFRGNGVEELKKKLQEETGLGDILVCSRNPLNGKLYPLRLHLPPNNTEMHVVVVPSSSE